The sequence below is a genomic window from Penaeus monodon isolate SGIC_2016 chromosome 14, NSTDA_Pmon_1, whole genome shotgun sequence.
TTCTTCACAAGGCTCCTACAGGAAGGACTATTTGAGTTTTCAATACCATTACTGAAGAAAAGTTTGGGAACCCATAATGTCTACattatatctacacatatttctatatatgtgagCTGATATGCAGTAGTTAAGTTACATCTAAAATAAGCAGGATGTTTCACTAAAAGCTCTACTAAAAAATTTACTGGTCTGTAATAATACTGTAACCCATAACTATTTACCCATCTGatctgttcatttattatatatatatccactaacTGTTTTAATTGCCATTTTACAAAATTGACAAAGCTATTGTACAGCATCATACTTCACCAATTCTAAAAGTTATatacatgagaaaaaaaacacagtagcAGAAGTAatatccttctttttatttttttctttagaaatatATCAATGACTACAATAAAAGATTAGAACACTAGATCATATGTCTACAAATTACAACTTCTGTTTTTGTTACACTCATCCAACTAAATTTCACACCAATTGGCAACTCTCAAAGATAAAAACGCATAGCAACTGGTCCCATGAAGGTCCTGGTCTGAGTGCAAAAGAAGCAGTCCAGGAGCAGCTTGTTACTCtcaacaagttttttttatttattttttatttttttattttttattcttctgtgaATAAAAAGCTTTTCAATAGTCCCAACATGTAAATGTGGCATACCAAGAATTCTCATTGTTAAATTTCATACAGTCATTGCCTATTCCTTATACCacaaaagagatttttttattttttattttttaccaacaACCATTCTTTTAAAATTCACACATTCAGGAACAAAAAGGTTTTCACTTggagtctttcttctttttcttttttttcctctgttcttcTGAGCTTGAAGAATCTGAAGACAACGAGGAATCTGATGAACTTGAGGAGctagaagatgatgaagaagaagatgaactgGATGatgaatcagaatcagaatcagagtctgatgacgaagatgaagatgaagatgatgacgaagaagatgaagacgaggaATCTGAGTCACTTGAATCActgtcctcctttttctcctttttctttttatgtgatgCCAAAGTTtttctgaaaaacaaaaacaaacctaaaAATGTGATTCAGTTAGTGCCTCATTACTATCTAAAGCTAACGTAAAAGTTTCACTTGACCTTAACTCCTAAAAGTCAGGAAATATCTGAGCTTCACATGCACTTGCACAGGGGAATTTTTGGCTACAACTTCAATACACAAAATTTTCggaaaagaatattataatttatttataagatGAAGAAGTACAGACTTTTTTTGTTGTCCTTGATCCTGTGTGCACAactgtcttttttaattttttagggctAAAACCTAAACCACAAAAAGGACTCACGTCAGATATTAGAGTAAAGAATAAGGCCCCCTAAATAATATACTTACAGTTTTTTATTGACCCTATTTTCAATCCTATCCTGTTATTTTAGTATATTCACACATAAAAGAATTTGCTGCCAAACCTAAATGTTATTGTCCTGATGCAAAACAAGTCTGGCAAACAATCTTTTAATTTCTCATATGCAACACTTCTAGTCTCAAGTATTATCATCCTGCATTTACTGTTTATCAGTCCATTTTTGATCACtaatacgtataaaaaaaaacatatatgcaaaccTACTAGCCCTTATTTTGATGGCACACAGAACCCTAATCACACATATACTAAGACCTCAGTTTTATGGACCTCCATTTAACGGATATCAGAAGCAATGGACAAATCTGTGCTGCGGATGGAGTTGTGGCAATAAAGGACATAAGCTGCTGCTTCCCAACCTGTCCGCAAGTTGTCCACTAGTAGGCAGTGCCCTCACTTTACACACTGTAACTTAttgctccttttttccccccccttttttgtgtcaTTGGATTCAAGTGGTTAagtatttatcattttctataaCCACATTGCCTGATGGACGAGTAGAAAAGTGGAGAAAGGTGAATTTAGCAGTAGCACTAACATTGGAGTTGATCAGAAAGTTAGAAAGTGATGCATCTGTGATGATGTGGGAGGTATATGGTTTTAAAAACAACCAGTTTCAGATATACATAAGGCAAAATCTAAACTTATCTAAACTCAAATATGGTCTGAGGTGTATTATACTGTATTCAAAATGAACAAGTATTTAACACTGTCAGATGGTGTAACTGATTAAAAGTGCAGTACTGGACTATTGTGCTTTCTTTAATAATGTAATTGTTGGGAGCTATTAGCCACAATTTCAGTAACTACAGTCAAGCAGAGATAttgattctttattatataaattatgacaAGTATGTTCTAATGCAatacatttgttttctttttcaaaaataataataattctattttcttttcttatgtatAGATGAGGTAACTTTCCAATACTGTTTACTGACTATTCACTTTCCTGTGCATTCTCAGTTTTGAACATTATTCTCACTGTTCCTAGTGAGAACATCACAATTTCAGAGCATCTCAATCTCTAATgttcaaataaatttttaacatcTTTAAATACCATGCAGGATAtccttaaaacaatgaaaataagagtGCCATCCTGATctattcaaagaaaaaagaagagaaaagaaaagaaaaaatactatgaAATACTTTACAAATCAAACAATTCATATTGATTCTGACGAAAACACTTCACTGAAGCCTGGTTGAAAAGTGTCATCATTAAAGGAGGTCTGACGCCCTCTGCATACAATGCAATTTTCCTGAATTTTTGCCATTCTGGGAATACTATTCAATACatcaaacaaatgaaataagaaCACAATACACGATAtcctgataatcataacaactatTAGAAA
It includes:
- the LOC119581189 gene encoding zinc finger CCHC domain-containing protein 10-like, which encodes MPVGAGGLLSSKPKPSAENVRCQKCLEFGHWTYECKGKRKYVHRDSRTSVLNKRLKQEKQEQQVEHLKTLASHKKKKEKKEDSDSSDSDSSSSSSSSSSSSSSSSSDSDSDSDSSSSSSSSSSSSSSSSSSDSSLSSDSSSSEEQRKKKKKKKDSK